A genomic stretch from Nilaparvata lugens isolate BPH chromosome 8, ASM1435652v1, whole genome shotgun sequence includes:
- the LOC111044321 gene encoding LOW QUALITY PROTEIN: adult enhancer factor 1 (The sequence of the model RefSeq protein was modified relative to this genomic sequence to represent the inferred CDS: inserted 1 base in 1 codon) gives MFKELENQNVDKMNFSPFGSHFPASIPPIHQFSTKFTHDSSVTNEAGGGGGGGGVTVVNGVASQTSTGNGLNDEGVVGSPPPARYQNHYNSQTGNMPPQAQVKYQRDSSTQVSGNMIAVSPPPNAPTKYASNDNVHHYATNIPDVYTQQQQAQQLNHNQQQQKRPPSYHNDNNIHGQEMQGNNVKQEEKEDGQNGEYSTIIQQQQPPGMPPTWQSIATPGSTVADYLSHLPASTLPISLHHFLKYSAESIKKDAETTIDQPLLHQQQQPQEQQQQQQQQQGPPSPAKKKKKKKVPKEKKPRPKPGXIRLTTALDGSTLYCCPECHMAYPDKSLLEQHLLGHTMERRFFCDICGAGLKRKDHLTRHKQSHNPDRPFVCTVCMKAFKRKEQLTLHFVIHSGEKRHVCPECGKGFYRKDHLRKHTRSHIARRVKAELSQHVPANANANANQSAGDNQPMSS, from the exons ATG TTCAAAGAGCTAGAAAATCAGAACGTTGACAAGATGAATTTCTCACCTTTCGGAAGTCACTTTCCGGCTTCGATCCCACCCATCCACCAGTTCAGCACCAAGTTCACGCACGACTCGAGTGTAACGAATGAGGCGGGGGGTGGCGGTGGCGGAGGGGGGGTAACTGTAGTGAACGGGGTTGCCTCGCAGACGAGCACCGGCAACGGACTCAACGACGAGGGGGTTGTGGGCTCCCCTCCCCCCGCCCGCTACCAAAACCACTACAACTCTCAAACAGGTAACATGCCGCCGCAGGCGCAGGTGAAGTATCAGCGAGACAGCAGCACACAGGTCTCTGGCAACATGATTGCTGTCTCGCCGCCACCCAATGCACCCACAAAATACGCCTCCAACGACAACGTCCACCACTACGCAACAAACATACCAGATGTCTACACTCAACAGCAACAGGCACAACAACTCAACCATAACCAACAACAGCAGAAGAGACCGCCCTCCTACCATAACGACAACAACATTCACGGCCAGGAAATGCAGGGAAACAACGTGAAgcaggaggagaaagaagacgGACAAAATGGGGAGTACTCGACCATCATCCAACAACAGCAGCCGCCCGGAATGCCCCCCACCTGGCAGAGCATCGCCACTCCGGGCTCCACTGTCGCCGACTATCTGTCGCACCTTCCCGCCTCCACACTGCCCATATCTCTGCACCACTTCTTGAAGTACAGTGCAGAGTCCATCAAGAAAGATGCTGAAACAACGATAGATCAGCCGTTATTGCATCAACAACAACAGCCGCaggagcagcagcagcagcagcaacaacaacaagGTCCGCCGTCGCCGgccaagaaaaagaaaaagaagaaagtgcCGAAAGAGAAGAAACCTCGCCCGAAACCGG AAATACGCCTGACAACTGCGTTGGATGGTTCGACGCTGTACTGCTGTCCCGAGTGTCACATGGCCTATCCAGACAAGTCACTGCTCGAACAGCACCTGCTGGGCCACACCATGGAGCGCCGCTTCTTCTGCGACATCTGCGGCGCCGGCCTGAAGCGCAAGGACCACCTGACACGGCATAAGCAGAGCCACAACCCGGACCGACCGTTCGTCTGCACCGTCTGCATGAAGGCGTTCAAGCGCAAGGAACAGCTAACGCTGCACTTTGTGATCCACTCGGGCGAGAAGCGCCACGTGTGTCCCGAGTGCGGCAAGGGCTTCTACCGCAAGGACCATCTGCGCAAGCACACGCGCAGCCACATAGCACGCCGCGTCAAGGCCGAGCTCAGTCAACATGTGCCCGCCAACGCCAACGCAAACGCCAACCAGTCAGCCGGCGACAACCAGCCCATGTCCTCCTGA